The Acidobacteriota bacterium genome segment GTCGCATCCGGCGCCGACGATTCGTCCTGACCATCACAATTGCCTCCTCCGGCTTCGACGACCGGTCCGCAGCATTGTATTCTTCTCCACCGGAAGCGTCTGCCGCGTCAACGCCGATGCGGCAGGGCGGCAGGCCGGAACGGTGAGACCATGCTCAACGCCCCCGCCCCCCGAACACTCCGCATCCCCGGACGGGCTCTCGTCATGACAGCGCTGACCCTGTTGCTGGTCGGCTGCGGCGACGAGGGGGTTCGCTCCTACCAGGTTCCCAAGTCTTCCCCTCCCGGAGCCGTCTCCGGGGAGATGGGCCACTCCCACTCGGAAGAACTCCACTGGCACGCCCCCGCCGGCTGGCAGGAGACCCCCGGATCCTCCCTGCGGCTGGTCAACTACCGGATTCCCGGGGGCGGTCCGTCTGCAGAGTGCTACATCGTCATTCTGGCCAACGACGGTGGCGGCGAGGCGGCCAATGTCAACCGCTGGCGCAGGCAGCTCGGCCTCGAGCCTCTCGATGCCGCCACCATCGCCCACGAAGGCAAGGACGGCAAGGCGGGCGCCGGTGCCTATCGATATTTCCGCATCGTCAATCCCGACCAGCCGGCCAAGGCCATGCTGGCCACCATCCTTCCTCTCGGCGACCGAACGGCCTTCGTCAAGCTCCTCGCCCCAGCCGACAAGATCGACCAGTTGACACCCGACTTCGTCGCCTTCTGCGACTCCCTGGCCCTGCCCGCGGCGCATTCATGAAACCGTGGTTCCCGACGGAGAGATGTCCATGTTGAAAAGGGCTCTCATCTTCCTTTCGCGCGCGGAAATCTTCACCTTCGCCTGCGCCTGGTTGATCGTACTGCTCGTCATCGGCACCCTTGCCCAATCGAGCATCGGCCTGTACGGCGCCCAGGAGAAGTACTTCTCTTCCTGGATCACGCTGGTGGGCGTTCTGCCCCTGCCCGGCGGCCGCCTGACAATGTTGGTGGTCTTCATCAACCTGCTGGCCTACCTCGTCCAACCCGCGACGTGGACCGCACGCCGGACCGGCCTGCTGGTGGCTCACGCCGGCGCCCTGCTGTTGCTGGTCGGCGGCATGCTCACGGCCTACTTCAGCAACGAGGGCAACATGATGATCGCCGAGGGCGAGACATCGAACTTCGTTGCCGACGACCGCCAGAAGGAACTGGCCTTCATCGACACCAGCCCCGCCGACCACGACGCGGTACGGGCCTACAGCGAGCCGTGGCTCGAGCCCGGGCGCGTGATCAAGCTGCCCGTCGAGGGCGTCACCGCGGAAATCCTCCACTTCTACCCGCGGGCCCAGGCCTTCCGCCGGGACAATCCGGCCCCGGCCCCCTGGCGTGGTCTCGGTCGTATCGCCCGCGCCGAACCGGTCGTCGACAGTGGGGACGACACGCTGGGCGCGGCCGCCGTTCTACGCATCACCGGCGCGGGAGAGAGCACCGACGGCCAATACCTGGCCGTCGAGAACGCGCGACAGCCGGACGTGATCACCGTGGGCGACAAGCGGATCCGCATCGAGTTACGACGCGAGCGCCGCATCCTGCCCTTCAGTCTCGAACTGGTCGATTTCGAGAAGAAGGTTCACCCCGGCACGCGCATGGCCAGCGCTTACAGCTCGACGGTCAACCTGATCGAC includes the following:
- a CDS encoding cytochrome c biogenesis protein ResB — protein: MLKRALIFLSRAEIFTFACAWLIVLLVIGTLAQSSIGLYGAQEKYFSSWITLVGVLPLPGGRLTMLVVFINLLAYLVQPATWTARRTGLLVAHAGALLLLVGGMLTAYFSNEGNMMIAEGETSNFVADDRQKELAFIDTSPADHDAVRAYSEPWLEPGRVIKLPVEGVTAEILHFYPRAQAFRRDNPAPAPWRGLGRIARAEPVVDSGDDTLGAAAVLRITGAGESTDGQYLAVENARQPDVITVGDKRIRIELRRERRILPFSLELVDFEKKVHPGTRMASAYSSTVNLIDSGTKRRVVISMNEPLRHRGYTFYQSSYIEGTPEITVLAVVKNYGRLFPYISSLVMCLGLLIHLAQILARSRAAARKEAMP